The following proteins are encoded in a genomic region of Spirosoma sp. SC4-14:
- a CDS encoding LytTR family DNA-binding domain-containing protein, giving the protein MKLDAGAGVRHKFDPQQVIAITADINYSYVHLVNGSCLLRSRTLKWFSERWPTLLRIHKNALINVEYIHHYSLITGKRPSGYVVMTNSLRLEVSRRNIKDVRDRMNQINQNKPVRQSA; this is encoded by the coding sequence ATGAAGCTGGATGCTGGCGCGGGTGTACGCCATAAATTTGATCCCCAACAAGTAATTGCGATTACGGCCGACATTAATTATAGCTACGTGCATCTGGTCAACGGCAGTTGTCTGCTCCGGAGTCGTACCCTTAAGTGGTTTAGCGAACGCTGGCCTACGCTGCTGCGCATTCATAAGAACGCGCTGATCAATGTCGAGTACATTCATCACTACAGCCTCATTACGGGTAAGCGTCCATCTGGCTATGTAGTTATGACCAATAGCCTGCGGCTGGAGGTTTCGCGTCGGAACATTAAGGATGTGCGCGATCGGATGAATCAGATCAATCAAAACAAACCCGTTCGCCAATCGGCCTAA
- a CDS encoding spore germination protein GerW family protein, producing the protein MSIQTTQQLLQNLAEHLTSTSSVQKVYGDPIVTPDKTIIPVASVSVGFGGGYGEGHSTKASTNPTEGGQGEGGGVGGGLMIKPLGVYEVTATGTRYIPLAKRRYIAIGLALGFVLSRLIRRR; encoded by the coding sequence ATGAGCATCCAGACAACCCAGCAATTGCTCCAGAACCTGGCGGAGCATCTGACCAGCACCTCCTCCGTGCAGAAGGTGTACGGCGACCCGATTGTAACCCCCGATAAAACCATTATTCCCGTTGCCAGCGTGAGCGTGGGGTTCGGTGGCGGCTACGGAGAAGGTCATTCCACGAAAGCATCGACCAACCCCACCGAAGGCGGTCAGGGCGAAGGGGGTGGCGTTGGGGGCGGTCTGATGATTAAACCCCTTGGTGTTTACGAAGTAACTGCTACCGGCACACGTTATATACCGCTGGCCAAAAGACGCTATATAGCCATCGGACTAGCGCTGGGCTTTGTCCTCAGCCGACTCATACGACGCCGGTAA
- a CDS encoding zinc-dependent alcohol dehydrogenase family protein, which yields MRAMLLSQTGPFREGDTPLILADLPIPTPDSHEIRIRVSACGVCHTELDEIEGRTAPPHLPVVPGHQVVGRVDALGKDVTRFHIDDRVGVAWIFSACGHCTFCRSGHENLCAQFRATGRDVNGGYADHMVVGEAFAYPIPGNLSDTQAAPLLCAGAIGYRSLRLTNLHNGQRIGLTGFGASGHLVLKLLAHQFPQSEVYVFARSESVRQFARELGAVWAGDTSDDPGVLLDAIIDTTPAWKPIVEALGRLKPGGRLVINAIRKEDRDKDSLLSLNYADHIWQEKEIVSVANVTRDDVHNFLTLAATIPIKSAVQTYPLTQANEALWAIKQGQSRGAKVLVM from the coding sequence ATGCGAGCGATGTTATTATCCCAAACCGGCCCGTTTCGGGAGGGCGATACGCCCCTGATTCTGGCCGATCTGCCCATACCGACACCCGATTCCCACGAGATCCGGATACGGGTGTCGGCCTGCGGGGTTTGCCATACCGAACTTGACGAGATTGAAGGGCGTACGGCTCCACCTCATTTGCCCGTCGTACCCGGCCATCAGGTAGTAGGCCGTGTCGATGCGCTGGGCAAAGACGTTACCCGATTCCATATCGACGATCGGGTGGGAGTTGCCTGGATTTTTTCGGCCTGCGGTCATTGTACGTTCTGCCGGTCGGGCCACGAGAACCTATGCGCTCAGTTTCGGGCAACGGGTCGCGATGTGAACGGTGGCTATGCCGACCATATGGTTGTCGGTGAAGCGTTTGCCTATCCTATTCCGGGCAATCTTTCCGATACGCAGGCGGCTCCGCTCTTGTGTGCTGGCGCCATTGGCTACCGATCGCTCCGGCTCACCAATCTACACAATGGCCAGCGCATTGGCCTCACTGGTTTTGGGGCATCGGGCCATCTGGTTCTGAAATTGCTGGCCCACCAGTTTCCGCAGTCGGAAGTCTATGTGTTTGCCCGTAGTGAGTCCGTACGGCAGTTTGCCCGTGAGCTGGGGGCCGTCTGGGCGGGCGACACCAGCGATGATCCGGGCGTGCTGCTCGATGCCATTATCGATACTACGCCTGCCTGGAAACCCATTGTAGAAGCCCTTGGCCGGTTGAAACCCGGTGGCCGACTCGTTATCAACGCCATTCGAAAAGAAGACCGCGACAAGGATTCGTTGTTATCGCTAAACTATGCCGATCATATCTGGCAGGAAAAAGAAATTGTCAGTGTAGCCAACGTAACCCGCGACGACGTTCATAATTTTCTGACCCTGGCGGCAACGATTCCAATTAAATCGGCCGTGCAGACCTACCCACTCACGCAGGCCAATGAAGCCTTGTGGGCCATAAAACAGGGACAAAGCCGTGGAGCGAAAGTGCTGGTAATGTGA
- a CDS encoding universal stress protein has translation MTKILLPTDFSEASLNAIQHALHTFSGSDTEFVLLQALGTSLISSPDGWSAYGELMSRSEANLQTLIADLKRHTNAASSRFRTATLASTPELAIDMLLRAEPFDWVVLGATGTGKAIAFGSVATAVIRANRGNVLVIPATVPPLPLLNAVFATDYAPLARAARYALHKLVERHHARLTFLTILAKDTLTSAPPKTLRQAFQSGFQELSTTEAIESHTDLRNGIENYLESHYVDLLVTVCHHRSLIDLLLNRSTTRQLAYKPMVPLAVLVSDETEAVAPTLLQHSLKGEVIF, from the coding sequence ATGACGAAGATCCTGCTCCCAACCGATTTTTCGGAAGCCTCGCTCAATGCAATCCAACATGCACTGCATACCTTTTCGGGTTCCGACACCGAGTTTGTACTGCTCCAGGCACTTGGCACATCGCTTATCAGTTCGCCGGATGGCTGGTCGGCCTACGGCGAACTGATGAGCCGGAGCGAAGCCAATCTACAAACACTCATTGCCGACCTTAAGCGCCATACCAACGCGGCTTCTTCCCGATTCCGCACCGCTACACTGGCATCGACTCCCGAACTGGCGATCGATATGCTTCTTCGGGCCGAACCATTCGACTGGGTCGTACTGGGTGCAACCGGAACGGGAAAAGCCATTGCGTTTGGGAGTGTCGCCACGGCCGTAATTCGGGCCAATCGCGGCAACGTACTGGTTATTCCGGCAACGGTTCCTCCCCTGCCCTTGCTCAATGCTGTTTTTGCGACCGATTATGCTCCGCTGGCTCGTGCGGCCCGGTATGCGCTCCATAAACTGGTCGAACGCCATCATGCCCGGCTCACCTTCCTGACCATTCTGGCCAAAGACACGCTGACATCGGCTCCTCCGAAAACCCTTCGGCAGGCTTTTCAGTCGGGGTTTCAGGAACTAAGTACAACCGAAGCCATCGAATCGCATACCGACCTGCGGAATGGCATCGAAAACTACCTTGAATCGCACTATGTCGATTTGCTGGTAACGGTTTGCCATCATCGTTCGCTGATCGACCTACTCCTGAACCGCAGTACAACACGTCAGTTAGCCTATAAACCGATGGTTCCGCTGGCAGTACTGGTCAGCGACGAAACCGAGGCCGTAGCCCCTACCCTCCTCCAGCATAGCCTGAAAGGGGAGGTCATTTTCTGA
- a CDS encoding cation-transporting P-type ATPase, which translates to MPPHTTDSLLPATDPATGLSAAEARQRLIYYGPNALDATKPESWFAVFFRQFRSLIVAILALAAGLSFVLNDSLEGWAILVVLAINALTGFVLEWNASRSMQALRQLDTAPARVMRAGQVQEISSEAITVGDLLLVEAGDLVMADARLIEVHQLEVDESTLTGESLPVAKTTAPTPTEAPLAEKHNQLFKGTAITAGTGRALVVAIGSQTELGRISQLVEGAERSATPLEKKLDGLSRVLIVITLALSVLFVIAGLVRGQAVVQLIETSVALAIAAIPEGMAVVATIALAYGMMRLAQKKVLVKRLAAVETLGGTNVIFTDKTGTLTENRIDVFSLQLPGPEQDVYLELNPANTSSTTIPKSTELDRLLVLGVLCNNAEVGGEGESFREIGDPIEVALLKFAIRAGNHPTTLRTDYRRLAEQAFSADTRLMATLHQRPTTYLVAVKGAIEEVMARCPALTDEQRDRQNLRASQMAQSGLRTLAFAYKELNDQPDEATFADADLVYAGLIGFLDPPRLPVTSALEACRKAGIRVIMVTGDHPATALTIARQVKLVRANEALVMTGNELRPLDQLTESDRAKLLQCRVFARVSPAQKLALIDFYQQHGNIVGMTGDGVNDAPALKKADIGIAMGLRGTQVAAEAADLILKDDSFASIVRAIGQGRVIFENIRKFVVFLLSCNLSEIFVVAVAGVVGLGNPLLPLQILFVNIVTDVFPALALGVGRENGVLMQQPPRDPKSPLLNRADWQRIVLYAIAITVAVLGTYAYARWVWHYSESASRTLTFYALCWAQLLHVFNLYSGRNASLLVNEITRNRYIWLALLLCVGLMVLTYAVPLFRKALAIQPFDAQALLLLILSGVVPIVLVRLVRNVFRLD; encoded by the coding sequence ATGCCGCCACACACTACGGATTCATTACTGCCAGCCACCGACCCGGCTACAGGACTTTCGGCTGCCGAAGCCCGGCAGCGTTTGATCTACTACGGTCCTAATGCCCTCGACGCTACTAAGCCCGAAAGCTGGTTTGCCGTCTTTTTTCGTCAGTTCAGGAGCCTCATCGTTGCCATACTGGCACTGGCCGCCGGTTTGTCGTTTGTGCTCAACGATTCGCTGGAAGGCTGGGCCATCCTGGTCGTACTGGCAATCAATGCCCTGACGGGGTTTGTATTGGAATGGAATGCCAGTCGGTCGATGCAGGCACTACGCCAGTTGGATACGGCCCCGGCGCGGGTCATGCGCGCGGGGCAGGTACAGGAAATTTCGTCAGAAGCGATTACGGTTGGCGATCTGCTCCTGGTCGAAGCGGGCGATCTGGTTATGGCCGATGCCAGACTGATAGAGGTCCATCAACTTGAAGTCGACGAATCGACGCTGACCGGCGAGTCATTGCCCGTTGCCAAAACAACAGCGCCAACCCCAACGGAGGCCCCATTAGCCGAAAAACATAATCAATTGTTTAAAGGAACAGCCATTACGGCAGGCACTGGCCGGGCTCTTGTTGTGGCCATTGGTAGCCAGACAGAACTGGGCAGGATCAGTCAACTCGTTGAAGGGGCCGAACGCAGTGCAACACCGCTGGAAAAAAAACTCGACGGCTTGTCCCGGGTGCTTATCGTTATCACGCTGGCCTTATCGGTGCTGTTTGTAATTGCCGGGTTAGTGCGTGGGCAGGCCGTTGTGCAACTGATCGAAACATCGGTTGCGCTGGCTATTGCAGCCATACCGGAGGGAATGGCTGTTGTGGCAACAATTGCCCTGGCCTATGGAATGATGCGGCTCGCTCAGAAAAAAGTGCTGGTGAAACGGCTGGCGGCTGTTGAAACGCTGGGTGGAACCAATGTGATCTTTACCGACAAAACCGGAACGCTGACCGAAAACCGGATCGACGTATTCAGCCTGCAATTGCCGGGTCCAGAGCAGGATGTGTATCTGGAGCTGAATCCGGCAAACACCTCCAGTACGACTATCCCGAAATCGACTGAACTGGATCGGCTCCTGGTGCTGGGGGTATTGTGCAATAATGCTGAGGTAGGGGGTGAGGGCGAGTCGTTTCGGGAAATTGGTGACCCCATTGAAGTCGCGTTGCTGAAATTCGCTATCCGTGCAGGAAACCACCCTACTACCTTGCGCACCGATTATCGGCGGCTGGCCGAGCAGGCATTCAGCGCCGATACGCGGCTGATGGCGACTCTCCACCAACGTCCGACAACCTACCTCGTTGCGGTGAAAGGCGCTATTGAAGAAGTGATGGCGCGTTGTCCGGCACTGACCGATGAGCAGCGGGACCGGCAGAACCTGCGGGCCAGCCAGATGGCACAAAGCGGTCTTCGTACACTGGCTTTCGCCTATAAGGAACTGAACGACCAACCCGATGAGGCTACCTTTGCGGATGCCGACCTGGTCTATGCCGGGCTGATCGGTTTTCTGGACCCACCCCGGCTACCGGTTACGTCGGCGCTGGAAGCGTGTCGAAAAGCCGGTATACGGGTCATTATGGTTACCGGCGACCATCCGGCTACGGCACTCACCATTGCCCGGCAGGTGAAACTTGTGCGGGCCAATGAGGCTCTGGTCATGACCGGGAACGAACTTCGGCCACTGGACCAACTCACCGAAAGCGATCGGGCGAAACTGCTTCAATGCCGGGTCTTTGCGCGGGTTAGCCCGGCTCAGAAACTGGCCCTGATCGATTTCTACCAGCAGCATGGAAATATTGTTGGCATGACCGGCGATGGCGTCAATGATGCGCCCGCCCTGAAAAAGGCCGATATTGGTATTGCCATGGGACTACGGGGAACTCAGGTAGCCGCCGAAGCCGCCGACCTGATTCTGAAGGATGACTCCTTTGCGTCGATTGTGCGGGCTATAGGGCAGGGGCGGGTTATTTTCGAGAATATCCGAAAGTTCGTCGTTTTTCTGCTGTCCTGTAACCTGAGCGAAATTTTTGTGGTGGCCGTGGCGGGGGTAGTGGGTCTGGGCAATCCTCTGTTGCCGTTGCAGATTCTGTTTGTCAATATTGTTACGGATGTATTCCCGGCACTGGCGCTGGGCGTTGGTCGCGAAAATGGTGTTCTGATGCAGCAGCCTCCGCGCGACCCGAAGAGCCCACTGCTGAATCGGGCCGACTGGCAACGGATTGTTCTGTACGCTATTGCGATCACCGTAGCCGTGTTGGGTACCTATGCCTACGCCCGCTGGGTGTGGCATTATAGCGAATCGGCGAGCAGAACGTTAACCTTCTACGCGCTTTGCTGGGCGCAGTTGCTGCACGTATTTAACCTGTATTCGGGGCGCAACGCTTCGCTGCTGGTCAATGAAATAACCCGAAACCGCTATATCTGGCTGGCGTTACTGTTGTGTGTCGGGCTGATGGTGCTTACTTATGCTGTGCCGCTGTTTCGGAAAGCACTGGCTATCCAGCCCTTCGATGCGCAGGCGCTGCTGCTCCTGATTCTGTCGGGAGTTGTGCCAATCGTGCTTGTCCGGCTTGTCAGAAACGTATTCCGGCTCGACTAG
- a CDS encoding universal stress protein, whose amino-acid sequence MKKVLVLTDFSEASHNALRFTRSLFADTDTDFHLLCVYPIEPDGFYGQKHVKETACTAFTDSLQELAQTMRTQPVLATHTFRSTALPGTLLDAVQSVLDEDAFDLVVLGSKKEGTNVLFGNSATTLVRQLQTNVLIVPSDSVPQPVRHIVLAADVRNQKGCNLLAPVKDMVIQKEAELTLLMIDTPGRKNVHPERETCLRQYLTPVIPTVARIQAPNVRQGIDTYLDGHVVDLLVMIPRHKGWTDILTGSSVTRSLAFAPPVPLLTLYDNGLSDQAHTMSDLSNLDYAL is encoded by the coding sequence ATGAAAAAGGTACTTGTTCTGACCGACTTTTCGGAAGCCTCACACAATGCGCTTCGGTTCACCCGAAGTCTGTTTGCCGATACAGACACTGATTTTCATCTGCTGTGTGTCTACCCTATTGAGCCCGACGGGTTTTATGGGCAAAAACATGTTAAAGAAACCGCCTGCACGGCCTTCACCGATTCGTTGCAGGAACTGGCTCAAACTATGCGCACGCAGCCCGTTTTGGCTACGCATACCTTTCGCTCAACTGCGTTGCCCGGCACCCTGCTCGATGCCGTACAATCGGTGCTGGACGAAGATGCTTTTGACCTTGTGGTGCTGGGTTCAAAAAAAGAAGGAACAAACGTTCTGTTTGGCAATAGTGCCACAACGCTGGTTCGGCAATTACAAACCAATGTCCTGATTGTTCCGAGTGATTCTGTGCCGCAACCGGTTCGGCATATTGTGCTGGCGGCCGATGTGCGAAACCAGAAAGGCTGCAACCTGCTGGCTCCCGTGAAGGATATGGTGATTCAGAAAGAGGCTGAGCTAACGCTGCTGATGATCGATACTCCCGGCCGGAAGAATGTTCACCCCGAGCGCGAAACCTGCCTGCGGCAATACCTTACGCCCGTCATTCCGACGGTAGCGCGTATACAGGCTCCCAATGTCCGACAGGGAATCGACACCTACCTCGACGGTCATGTGGTCGACCTGCTGGTAATGATTCCGCGGCACAAAGGCTGGACTGATATACTCACCGGATCGAGCGTGACCCGGTCTTTGGCCTTTGCACCACCGGTTCCCCTCTTAACCCTATACGACAACGGGCTGAGCGATCAGGCGCATACGATGAGCGATCTGTCCAATCTGGACTATGCCCTATAG